The DNA sequence GCGGATCTATTCACGCATTATTATTCCttaatatagtttaaaaaagaagatgttatattatttttaaaattttaaaattttattgggtattttaaaaaatatttgtggccTAGAAATCTTTTTGATGAAAGTGACAAGTACACCAAGGGCGTGTGCACAGGCTCAGAATTAATCGTTTAACCCGCACACTCTCAGCCGGGGAGGAGGAGATTGAGCTACGAGTCTGCACCCACAACCAACGATCCgttgctattattatttctaatgaGTCTTGAACTCGAGATCTTTTAAATATCTCACTCTCTCGCTTTCTTTAATAAGGTCAAATATCTCTAGGCTATGAGCCTTTTGGTGCTTTAAAACTATAACTAAGAGCTTTCTGGCCTTGCTATTTTTTTTGGCAACATCgtatcaagataaaaaaaaagataggggcatgtaatttcactatttttcaGAGGGTGATATGTAAAATTATTACAACGGAAAACACTgagattttaatgtttttgataataatgttaTGTTAAGTtataaaagaaagagaaaaaaccaaaactaactgaaaaatcaaataaaattttatgtgtttgcatttgaaacaatcaTTAGGatcataatgaaaattttttttcataacataGAGCATTGGGAAGGTGCTCTTCACTGGGTCTTTCTGCCTTTCTGTGGAATTTACCAATGTCTCCGATAATTCCCATTGGGTATGCACAACAGTGTACGGACCCAACTATAGACACCTGAAGGAAGTTTTTTGGGAAGAAATAAGATTATGCCAAACTGATTTACCTTGGGTTATTTGTGGCGACTTTAACACTATTTTTTCAGTCAGTGACAAGAATGGGGGTGTCCCCAATCTAGTAGATATCAACTCCGCTCAGAACCTTCTAAATGACCTCAATCTATGTGAACCACCTTTGGTTGGGAGAAAATTCACCTGGACCAACGGTCAAATCGACCCAACTTGGGTTCGCCTTGATCGTTTTCTTGTTAATCCAGCTTGGATCTCTCTTTTTCCTAGAGTTCATCAAACAAGCCTCCCGAGATTAGGATTTGATCATGTTCCTTTAAGGTTGGAAGCTGGTGTTTTTCTTCCTAAGGTCAAGCGCTTCAGATTCGAGCAAGTGTGGTTCTTGGAGAATAATTTGGGGGAACTTATTCAAGAATGGTGGTTGGAGAATGCTCCGGAAGGTTGCGGGGCTTTCATCCTAGCAAAAAAACTCAAGAGACTCAAAGGAAAACTAAGGGAGTGGGCCAAAGTTAGCTTTGGgtgaataaaattgaaaaagctCGGAATTCTTAATGAACTGGATGGTTTTGATCTCATAAAGGAGACCAGGAGTCTAACTCTTGAGGAGAATCAAAGACAAAATGAGTTGCTTACTTCTCTTAACACCCTGCTCAAACAAGAGGAGATATACTGGCGTCAAAGATCTAGAGTCAAATGGGTCAAAGAAGGAGATGAAAACACTAAATTCTTTCATGCTTTTGCGAATGGAAGGCGCAACAGGAATTACATCCCACGACTTCTAGTTAACAACAATTTGGTGGAAGGATCAAAGGAGTTAGGGCGAACCTTTGCTAATCATTTTCGATCTTATTTTGGATCAAATGAGGGGTTCCGCTTCTTATTCTCTTGGAACACGCTCTAAAGAGGAAAACAGAGGGTAGATCTCACACCCCTAGAATTCCCATTCTCAAGAGAAGAGATTAAGCAAGCCACATTCGATCTAGGAGCAGACAAAGCCCCGGGACCAGATGATTTCCCaatttctttcttccaaaaatattgGTTCATCGTAGAAAGTGACATTCTCAATCTCTGTGCTGGATTTTACGATGGAACGACTAACCTGGAAAGAATCAATTGGGCGAGCATTATGCTAATTCCTAAACTTGATAACCCGGAAAGCCCAAGTGATTTTCGGCCAATTAGTCTTATAAATTCTGTTCTTAAAATCCTCTTCAAAATTTTGGCAAATAGACTAAGCAAGATCATCGACTCCATCATTGATCATTCCCAATCCGCTTTCATCAAAGGAAGATGCATTCTTGACAACATCATGGCGGCGGAAGAGCTCATCTTTAGCCTACAAAAGCGACGCATCAAAGGACATATAGTTAAAGTTGACTTTGCTAAAGCCTTCGACATGGTAAATTGGGAATTTTTAGTGGAACTTATGCATGCTTATGGTTTTGGATCAAAGTGGATTGGATGGGTCAAAGCAATTCTCCTGTCCTCAAAAGCTAACTTTATTGTAAATGGCGAACAGAATGGAT is a window from the Dioscorea cayenensis subsp. rotundata cultivar TDr96_F1 chromosome 2, TDr96_F1_v2_PseudoChromosome.rev07_lg8_w22 25.fasta, whole genome shotgun sequence genome containing:
- the LOC120279409 gene encoding uncharacterized protein LOC120279409; translated protein: MSPIIPIGYAQQFSDKNGGVPNLVDINSAQNLLNDLNLCEPPLVGRKFTWTNGQIDPTWVRLDRFLVNPAWISLFPRVHQTSLPRLGFDHVPLRLEAGVFLPKVKRFRFEQVWFLENNLGELIQEWWLENAPEGCGAFILAKKLKRLKGKLREWAKETRSLTLEENQRQNELLTSLNTLLKQEEIYWRQRSRVKWVKEGDENTKFFHAFANGRRNRNYIPRLLVNNNLVEGSKELGRTFANHFRSYFGSNEGFRFLFSWNTL